A window from Flavobacterium sp. 83 encodes these proteins:
- a CDS encoding helix-turn-helix transcriptional regulator, whose product MESIELFKALSNKSRLQMLEWLKEPEINFPEQLAAGFEHGVCVGQIQAKAGLTQSTVSEYLSILQRAGFIESTRVGQWTYYKRNEEAFTALSKIIESNL is encoded by the coding sequence ATGGAATCTATAGAATTATTTAAAGCATTATCAAACAAGTCCAGATTACAAATGCTGGAATGGTTAAAAGAACCTGAAATAAATTTTCCTGAACAACTGGCAGCTGGTTTTGAGCATGGTGTTTGTGTAGGACAAATTCAGGCAAAAGCAGGACTTACCCAATCGACGGTTTCAGAATATTTATCAATACTACAACGTGCGGGGTTCATAGAATCTACTCGTGTTGGCCAATGGACCTATTACAAGCGAAACGAAGAAGCATTTACAGCACTTAGCAAAATAATTGAATCTAATTTATAA
- a CDS encoding TolC family protein, translating into MYKIKLYKYIIPLGICLAAVSCTPAFAPLTASKPVPESFDKSTDTTNVSATPWRTYFKDQNLVNLIDLALKNNQELMITLQEIEIAKNDIRVKKGLLLPTVGLGVGAGVEKVGKYTSQGAGDASAEITPGLIVPEVLQDYKLAAYAHWEVDIWKKLRNSKKAAVSRYLATVEGKNFVITNLIAEVADSYYELRALDSQLDIVKQNIALQSNALEIVKIQKEAARATELAVQKFQAEVMASKSLEFDILQNIKETENKINFLLGRYPQEIARDKSNFLSLMPSLINSGIPSQLLSNRPDIKQAELELTAAKLDVKVARAEFYPSLDISAAIGLQAFKPSYLFTLPESVLYSLAGDIAGPLINRNAIKAEYSSANARQLQALYNYERTILNAYLEVSNQLSKISNIGKSYDLKSQQVAALNRSIDVSNDLFKSARVDYFEVLMTQRDALESKLDLIETKKEQLNATVHVYRALGGGWK; encoded by the coding sequence ATGTATAAAATTAAGCTTTATAAATATATTATCCCGCTAGGTATTTGCCTGGCGGCGGTAAGTTGTACACCGGCTTTTGCACCGTTGACAGCAAGTAAACCTGTTCCTGAGTCGTTCGATAAGAGTACCGATACGACCAATGTTTCTGCTACTCCTTGGCGAACCTATTTTAAGGATCAGAATCTGGTCAATTTGATCGATTTAGCCCTGAAAAATAATCAGGAATTGATGATTACTTTACAGGAAATTGAGATTGCAAAGAATGATATCCGTGTAAAAAAAGGATTGCTTTTACCAACAGTTGGTTTAGGGGTAGGAGCAGGAGTTGAAAAAGTAGGAAAGTATACCAGTCAAGGAGCTGGAGATGCATCTGCGGAGATTACTCCAGGTCTTATAGTTCCAGAAGTTTTACAAGATTATAAACTGGCAGCCTATGCCCACTGGGAAGTTGATATTTGGAAAAAACTGCGCAATTCTAAGAAAGCAGCAGTGAGCAGGTATTTAGCGACTGTTGAAGGTAAAAACTTCGTGATTACGAACCTTATTGCTGAAGTTGCTGATTCTTATTATGAATTACGGGCTTTAGACAGCCAATTAGATATTGTAAAACAGAACATCGCATTGCAATCTAACGCCTTAGAAATTGTAAAAATTCAGAAAGAAGCGGCTAGAGCTACTGAATTAGCAGTTCAAAAGTTTCAGGCAGAGGTAATGGCTTCCAAAAGTTTGGAATTTGATATTCTTCAAAATATAAAAGAAACGGAGAATAAAATTAACTTTTTACTCGGACGTTATCCACAGGAAATAGCGAGGGATAAAAGTAATTTTTTAAGCTTAATGCCTTCTTTAATCAATTCAGGAATTCCTTCGCAATTATTGTCGAATCGTCCAGATATCAAACAAGCCGAATTAGAGCTGACTGCAGCGAAGCTGGATGTAAAAGTGGCTAGAGCCGAGTTTTATCCGTCACTCGATATTTCGGCAGCGATAGGATTACAGGCATTTAAACCATCCTATTTGTTTACGCTTCCAGAGTCGGTACTGTATTCATTAGCCGGAGATATTGCTGGACCACTTATCAACAGAAATGCAATCAAAGCTGAGTATAGTTCTGCCAATGCACGACAACTTCAGGCTTTGTATAACTATGAGCGTACCATTCTTAATGCTTATCTTGAAGTTTCTAACCAGCTTTCTAAGATCAGCAATATCGGAAAAAGCTATGACTTGAAATCGCAACAAGTAGCTGCATTGAACCGTTCTATAGATGTTTCTAATGATTTGTTTAAGTCTGCCAGAGTTGATTATTTTGAAGTTCTGATGACACAACGTGACGCGTTAGAGTCGAAACTCGATCTAATTGAAACCAAGAAAGAACAACTCAATGCCACAGTCCATGTTTACAGGGCTTTAGGCGGGGGGTGGAAATAA
- a CDS encoding efflux RND transporter periplasmic adaptor subunit — protein sequence MKKTAVFTGFIALLCLLSCTTKKEEKEETVKFTVTNPAVIDTSFTKEYVSQIKSVRNIEIRTQEKGFLQNIYVDEGQSVKAGQLLFRIMPKMYEAELLKAQAEAKSAEIELLNAKTLADKNVISKNEQAIAQAKLAQARAEVAMAKLHLSFTEIRAPFAGIIDRLPKKIGSLVEEGELLTSLSDNSKMFAYFNVSEPEYLEYQENIKGRGDSHVSLLLANGKLLKYKGKVELIESEFDSETGNVAFRSSFPNPDKLLKNGETGKVLMTVPVKNALVIPQKTTYEIQDKKYVFVVDKNNVVSSKEITVTGEMPDLYVIKSGLAATDKILLEGVQKVKDDDKIKYDFEKPEEVLNHLKLKAE from the coding sequence ATGAAGAAAACTGCCGTTTTTACTGGCTTCATAGCCCTATTGTGCTTATTGAGCTGTACAACTAAAAAAGAAGAAAAAGAAGAAACTGTCAAATTTACTGTGACTAATCCTGCCGTAATCGACACTTCGTTTACCAAAGAGTATGTTTCTCAGATTAAATCTGTACGAAATATTGAAATCCGAACACAAGAAAAAGGATTTTTGCAAAACATTTATGTTGATGAAGGGCAATCTGTAAAAGCGGGTCAGCTATTGTTTAGAATTATGCCTAAAATGTATGAGGCCGAATTGCTAAAAGCACAAGCCGAAGCAAAAAGTGCTGAAATTGAACTTTTAAATGCCAAAACACTTGCGGACAAAAATGTAATTTCCAAAAATGAACAAGCCATTGCACAAGCCAAACTCGCACAAGCGAGAGCCGAAGTAGCCATGGCAAAGCTTCATTTATCATTTACCGAAATCAGGGCACCATTTGCCGGAATTATCGATAGACTCCCAAAAAAAATAGGAAGTTTAGTTGAAGAAGGAGAATTATTAACCAGCCTTTCTGATAATAGTAAGATGTTTGCTTATTTCAACGTTTCGGAACCTGAATATTTAGAATATCAAGAAAATATTAAAGGTCGTGGCGATAGTCATGTAAGCTTGCTTTTGGCAAACGGAAAACTTTTGAAATATAAAGGAAAAGTAGAACTTATAGAAAGCGAGTTTGATAGCGAAACAGGTAATGTAGCTTTTAGATCGAGTTTCCCAAATCCTGATAAATTATTGAAAAACGGTGAAACCGGTAAAGTTTTGATGACCGTTCCTGTTAAGAATGCTTTGGTAATTCCGCAAAAAACAACTTACGAAATTCAAGATAAAAAATACGTTTTTGTGGTGGATAAAAATAATGTTGTGAGTTCAAAAGAAATTACTGTTACTGGCGAAATGCCTGATTTATATGTAATAAAAAGTGGTCTTGCAGCAACTGACAAGATACTACTTGAAGGAGTTCAGAAAGTTAAGGATGATGACAAAATCAAATACGATTTTGAGAAACCAGAAGAAGTGCTGAATCATTTGAAATTAAAAGCAGAATAG
- a CDS encoding efflux RND transporter permease subunit, with protein sequence MFNKFIERPVLSIVISLMIVLLGILAMTHLPVTQLPSISPPKVNLTAEYPGANNELLIKSVVIPLERAINGVPGMKYIASDAGNDGEASIQVIFNLGTDPNQASINIQNRVASVVNKLPPLVVREGVKITREESSNLMYVNLYSKDPKMDQKFLYNFTDINILSELKRVDGVGDADIVGNRDYAMRVWLKPDRMLAYKISADEVMKALEEQSLEASPGKTGESSGKRSQAFEYVLKYSGRFTTQEQYGNIILKSNPNGEILRLKDVANIEFGSSMYDIYSNLNGSPSAAITIKQSYGSNASQVIKDVKAKLAEIKKSSFPKGVDYEISYDASKFLDASIEKVVHTLVEAFILVGLVVFLFLGDWRSTLIPAIAVPVSLVGTFAFMQFFGITINLVTLFALVLAIGVVVDDAIVVIEAVHAKMEEEHLGPLKATKKAMHEISGAIIAITFLMAAVFIPVAFMSGPVGIFYRQFSITMATGIILSGIVALTLTPALCAMMLKNTHGIPRKKTPLNNFLDGFNNKFNQLTGKYEGILGKIVNKRSITFIAFITFCVGIFFLNNSLPTGFIPNEDQGMFYAIIQTPPGSSLERTNDVALKLQKIAEKIEGVQSVSALAGFEILTEGTGSNSGTCLVNLKSWEDREHSANEIMKELEEKSKDITGATLEFFQPPAVPGYGAAGGFELRLLDKAGSGDYKKMETVNNDFVKELNKRPELSSVFSFYSASFPQYMMKIDNDIAQQKGVSIDNAMNTLSTLVGSNYEISFIKYDRQYKVIVQTSPEYRALPEDIMKLYVKNDRDEMVPFSAFMKMEKVYGLSEITRHNMYNASEISGQSAAGFSSGESIKAIQEVAEKKLPRGFGIDWAGISKDEVGRGNEAVYIFLICLLFVYLVLAAQYESFILPFAVILSLPAGIFGSFLLLSICGLENNIYAQVAFVMLIGLLGKNAVLIVEFAVQKHEAGATILEAAMEGAKVRFRPILMTSFAFIAGLVPLVFASGPGKIGNRTIGSAALGGMLLGTVIGVLLIPGLYYIFGSIAAKIKMVKKQNNNPLTEEIDNNHV encoded by the coding sequence ATGTTTAATAAATTTATAGAAAGACCCGTACTGTCGATAGTCATATCGCTGATGATTGTCTTGCTTGGTATTTTGGCAATGACCCATTTGCCCGTTACCCAATTGCCTTCTATTTCGCCACCAAAAGTAAATTTAACAGCAGAATATCCTGGGGCAAATAATGAGTTATTGATTAAATCTGTTGTGATTCCTTTGGAAAGAGCCATTAATGGTGTTCCTGGAATGAAATATATTGCATCCGATGCCGGTAATGATGGAGAGGCATCTATACAAGTAATATTTAATTTAGGAACAGATCCGAATCAAGCCTCAATAAACATTCAGAATAGAGTTGCATCTGTTGTAAATAAACTGCCACCGCTTGTAGTTCGTGAAGGGGTGAAAATTACTAGAGAAGAATCAAGTAATTTAATGTATGTAAACTTGTATAGCAAAGATCCAAAGATGGATCAAAAGTTTTTATACAACTTTACAGATATCAATATTCTTTCGGAACTTAAAAGAGTCGATGGTGTAGGTGATGCAGATATTGTAGGAAATAGAGATTATGCAATGCGAGTTTGGTTGAAACCAGACCGAATGCTGGCTTACAAAATTTCTGCCGATGAGGTAATGAAGGCTTTAGAAGAACAAAGTTTAGAAGCATCGCCAGGAAAAACGGGAGAAAGTTCCGGTAAACGCTCCCAAGCTTTTGAATATGTATTGAAATATTCAGGACGTTTCACCACTCAGGAACAATACGGAAACATTATTTTAAAATCGAATCCAAACGGAGAAATACTTCGTCTGAAAGATGTCGCCAATATAGAATTTGGAAGTTCGATGTACGATATTTATTCGAACCTGAATGGAAGTCCATCGGCGGCAATTACCATAAAACAATCTTACGGGAGTAATGCAAGTCAGGTTATTAAGGACGTAAAAGCTAAATTAGCCGAAATAAAGAAATCATCATTTCCCAAAGGTGTTGACTATGAAATAAGTTATGACGCTTCTAAATTTCTAGATGCTTCTATCGAAAAAGTAGTACACACCTTGGTAGAAGCCTTTATTCTGGTAGGACTGGTAGTTTTCCTATTTTTAGGAGATTGGCGTTCTACACTTATTCCTGCCATTGCTGTACCTGTTTCGCTTGTTGGAACATTTGCTTTTATGCAATTTTTCGGAATCACAATCAATTTGGTTACGTTATTCGCCCTTGTTTTGGCTATTGGTGTCGTTGTCGATGATGCTATTGTAGTTATCGAGGCAGTACACGCCAAGATGGAAGAAGAACATTTAGGTCCGCTCAAGGCTACCAAAAAAGCAATGCACGAAATTAGTGGCGCAATTATAGCCATTACGTTTTTGATGGCGGCGGTGTTCATTCCTGTTGCTTTTATGTCTGGTCCGGTAGGTATTTTTTACCGTCAGTTTTCGATCACAATGGCAACAGGTATTATATTATCAGGTATTGTGGCACTGACACTTACACCGGCACTTTGTGCTATGATGCTTAAAAACACTCACGGTATACCTAGAAAGAAAACGCCTTTGAACAATTTCTTGGACGGTTTTAATAATAAATTCAACCAACTTACAGGAAAATACGAAGGAATACTTGGGAAAATCGTTAACAAAAGGTCTATCACCTTTATTGCCTTCATCACTTTTTGTGTTGGAATCTTTTTCTTGAACAACAGTCTTCCAACAGGATTTATTCCAAATGAAGACCAAGGTATGTTCTATGCCATTATACAAACACCTCCGGGATCTTCATTAGAAAGAACCAATGATGTGGCTTTAAAATTGCAAAAAATTGCAGAAAAAATCGAAGGAGTGCAATCGGTATCGGCTTTGGCTGGATTTGAAATCTTAACAGAAGGAACAGGTTCTAATTCTGGAACTTGTTTGGTCAACCTAAAAAGTTGGGAAGATCGGGAGCATTCAGCAAATGAGATTATGAAAGAACTCGAGGAAAAATCCAAAGATATTACTGGAGCTACACTAGAGTTTTTCCAACCGCCAGCTGTACCCGGTTATGGTGCTGCAGGTGGATTTGAATTGCGTTTGCTAGATAAAGCAGGTTCTGGTGATTATAAAAAAATGGAAACCGTAAATAACGATTTTGTAAAAGAATTGAATAAACGACCAGAATTATCATCGGTATTTAGTTTTTATAGTGCTAGTTTTCCGCAGTATATGATGAAAATCGACAATGATATTGCCCAACAAAAAGGAGTTTCGATTGATAATGCTATGAATACACTTTCAACATTAGTCGGTAGTAATTATGAAATTAGTTTTATCAAATACGACCGACAATATAAGGTAATCGTTCAGACATCGCCAGAATACAGAGCCTTGCCAGAAGATATTATGAAATTGTATGTAAAAAACGATCGTGACGAAATGGTACCGTTTTCAGCTTTTATGAAAATGGAAAAAGTATATGGATTGTCTGAAATCACAAGACATAATATGTATAATGCCTCTGAAATCAGTGGGCAATCAGCAGCAGGATTTAGTAGTGGAGAATCTATCAAAGCCATTCAAGAAGTGGCAGAGAAAAAATTACCAAGAGGATTTGGTATCGATTGGGCAGGTATTTCTAAAGATGAAGTGGGTCGTGGTAACGAGGCAGTCTATATCTTTTTAATCTGTTTACTCTTTGTTTATTTGGTTTTAGCGGCTCAATACGAAAGTTTTATTTTGCCTTTTGCAGTGATTTTATCACTTCCGGCAGGTATTTTTGGATCATTTTTATTGCTTTCAATATGCGGTTTAGAAAATAATATTTATGCTCAGGTCGCCTTTGTTATGCTTATAGGTTTGCTAGGTAAAAATGCGGTTTTGATTGTCGAGTTTGCTGTTCAAAAACACGAAGCTGGAGCCACCATTTTAGAAGCTGCTATGGAAGGTGCCAAAGTTAGATTTCGTCCTATTTTAATGACTTCATTTGCTTTTATTGCGGGATTAGTTCCATTGGTATTTGCAAGTGGTCCAGGTAAAATTGGTAATAGAACAATTGGGTCTGCCGCGCTTGGAGGAATGCTTTTAGGAACTGTTATTGGAGTACTGCTTATTCCGGGATTGTATTATATCTTCGGAAGTATTGCTGCAAAAATCAAGATGGTAAAAAAACAAAATAACAATCCATTAACGGAAGAAATTGATAATAATCATGTATAA
- a CDS encoding TonB-dependent receptor yields the protein MKFFYTFIILMVSQCFFGQNSTISGSVLDDSNGRSLPGVNVMIKKLKLSTSTDSEGKFIFRNVALGNYDIDFSYIGYMPKIISEVVTTTNETTFVNITLVENKNELKEVVITKTRAKTESVKSLLLMQKNSVSVSDGISAETIKRTPDKTTSDVLKRISGASIQDNKFVIIRGLNDRYNAAFLNGAPLPSSEPDRKAFSFDVFPSNMLDNLIITKTASPDLPGDFAGGVIQINTKSVPDKNFQSITIGSGYNTITTFKTQKSYKGSSTDWLGFDNGARNLPSSIPTSEVFNSLTYQEKAALAKSFESDWSIQDKRFKPNVNFQYTIGHHFDFNDKVIGVLFSVSNNQTNNYNETVRNDYDNPDPSLPSVLLSKFADKNYTEQVLTSALANFSFKFNENHSITLKNIYSINSSDLLVDRYGQKDVNDTRVIAANVRWFTSNKIYSGQLNGDHYFSKPKIKFTWTGFYSDINRSIPNLRRNIYSITNPNSTDLSETIPNAEIANNNGGPDYGGGMFFSENKENISGFKFDLSKKFNIGDDLVNEIKIGSSSQTRERNFFARQLQYNTLTLGGNFDYSLLALPNSSIFSIANMGVISPGKNGFTLFDFTKYTDSYSAGSKLDAGYIMLDNRYKSFRLVWGVRYEKYVQTIDSRLTETEYLSLNNHQTDILPSANFIYSINKKQNLRLSYSKTLNRPEFRELAPFGFYDFTTQFFTQGNPDLKIASIQNLDLRYELYPGKGQIFSFSYFNKKFTNPIEIQQEVNNKTVTYRNANSAKNSGVELEFRTLLSSIFKSENTTVFDDITLFSNIAVIKSKVDLSNFNSANTEKSRPLQGQSPYIFNAGLQYLNKDNGWALSTNVNKAGNRITYASSEIKPAIWEKGRTFLDVQIAKSFYNNKLEVKFNIQNILAQDLIFYQNNYRNSVKYGSLETLANQIFTGDFHYQDGYNAAEDDIIWKTKFGRSFSLSATYNF from the coding sequence ATGAAGTTTTTTTACACATTTATTATTTTAATGGTTTCGCAGTGTTTTTTTGGTCAGAATTCTACCATAAGTGGGTCTGTTTTAGATGATTCTAATGGTAGGTCTTTACCGGGAGTCAACGTTATGATTAAAAAATTGAAATTAAGTACCTCTACTGATTCAGAAGGAAAATTTATTTTTAGAAATGTTGCTTTAGGGAATTATGATATTGACTTCTCCTATATTGGATATATGCCTAAAATTATTTCTGAAGTAGTTACAACGACTAACGAAACAACTTTTGTGAATATAACTCTTGTTGAAAATAAAAATGAGCTTAAAGAGGTTGTCATTACTAAAACTAGAGCTAAAACGGAATCAGTTAAGTCATTATTGTTAATGCAAAAAAATAGTGTAAGTGTATCTGATGGTATTTCAGCAGAAACAATTAAAAGAACTCCGGATAAAACTACATCCGATGTTTTGAAACGTATCAGTGGTGCTAGTATTCAGGATAACAAATTCGTTATTATTAGAGGTTTGAATGACCGATACAATGCAGCATTCTTGAATGGTGCTCCATTACCAAGTTCTGAGCCTGATAGAAAAGCATTTTCTTTTGATGTTTTTCCTTCTAATATGTTGGATAACTTAATTATTACTAAAACTGCATCCCCAGATTTACCGGGAGATTTTGCAGGAGGTGTTATTCAAATCAATACAAAATCAGTTCCCGATAAAAATTTCCAATCCATAACAATTGGTTCTGGATACAATACAATTACGACTTTTAAAACTCAAAAAAGCTACAAAGGAAGCAGTACAGATTGGTTAGGGTTTGATAATGGTGCTAGAAATTTGCCTTCATCAATTCCTACTAGTGAAGTTTTTAATTCGTTGACCTATCAAGAAAAGGCGGCTTTAGCTAAATCTTTTGAGTCGGATTGGAGTATTCAGGATAAAAGATTTAAACCAAATGTCAATTTTCAATATACTATAGGTCATCATTTTGATTTTAATGATAAAGTTATAGGTGTTTTGTTTTCGGTTTCCAATAACCAGACTAATAATTATAACGAAACGGTAAGGAATGATTATGATAATCCAGACCCAAGTTTACCTTCAGTTTTACTATCGAAATTTGCTGATAAAAATTACACCGAGCAGGTCTTAACATCAGCATTGGCTAATTTTTCATTCAAGTTTAATGAAAACCATTCTATAACTCTAAAAAATATTTACAGTATCAATTCTAGTGATTTGCTTGTAGACAGATATGGTCAAAAAGATGTAAATGATACTAGGGTTATTGCTGCAAATGTTAGATGGTTTACCAGTAATAAAATTTATTCCGGACAATTAAATGGTGATCATTATTTTTCTAAACCTAAAATTAAATTCACTTGGACCGGGTTTTACAGTGATATCAATAGATCGATTCCAAACTTAAGAAGAAATATATATTCTATTACAAATCCAAATAGTACTGATCTTAGTGAAACAATTCCTAACGCTGAGATTGCTAATAATAATGGTGGTCCTGATTACGGCGGAGGTATGTTTTTTTCTGAAAATAAAGAAAATATTTCTGGCTTTAAATTTGATTTATCAAAGAAATTTAACATTGGAGATGACTTAGTAAATGAAATAAAAATAGGGAGTTCTAGTCAAACTAGGGAAAGGAATTTTTTCGCTCGTCAATTGCAGTACAATACCTTAACTTTAGGAGGAAATTTTGATTATTCTTTACTGGCACTTCCTAATAGTTCTATTTTCTCTATCGCAAATATGGGTGTGATTTCTCCTGGAAAAAATGGTTTTACTTTATTTGATTTTACAAAGTATACGGATTCTTACAGCGCTGGCTCTAAGTTGGATGCTGGATATATTATGTTAGATAATAGGTATAAAAGTTTTCGATTAGTTTGGGGTGTACGCTATGAGAAGTATGTTCAAACTATTGATTCCCGATTAACCGAAACGGAATATTTATCACTTAATAATCACCAAACAGATATATTACCTTCGGCTAATTTTATTTATTCGATTAATAAAAAACAAAATCTTAGATTGAGTTATTCAAAAACATTGAATAGACCTGAATTTAGAGAGTTGGCTCCGTTTGGTTTTTATGATTTTACGACTCAATTTTTTACACAGGGAAATCCAGATTTAAAAATTGCAAGTATTCAAAACCTAGATTTGCGATATGAATTGTATCCAGGGAAAGGACAAATATTTTCTTTTTCGTACTTCAATAAAAAATTCACTAATCCTATAGAAATTCAACAAGAGGTAAATAATAAAACAGTTACCTACAGAAACGCAAATAGTGCTAAAAATAGCGGAGTCGAATTGGAATTTAGAACGTTGTTGAGTTCAATTTTTAAATCAGAAAATACAACTGTTTTTGATGACATTACATTGTTTTCGAATATAGCAGTTATTAAATCTAAAGTTGATCTTTCGAATTTTAATTCTGCCAACACTGAGAAATCAAGACCTTTGCAAGGACAATCTCCTTATATTTTTAATGCAGGTTTGCAGTATCTTAACAAAGATAATGGCTGGGCATTATCTACAAATGTTAATAAAGCAGGAAACAGGATTACATATGCGTCCAGTGAAATAAAACCTGCAATTTGGGAAAAAGGAAGAACTTTTCTAGATGTGCAAATTGCAAAATCATTTTATAATAATAAACTTGAAGTAAAGTTTAATATTCAAAATATATTGGCTCAGGATTTGATTTTTTATCAAAATAATTATAGAAATAGTGTTAAATATGGTTCATTGGAAACATTAGCTAATCAAATTTTCACAGGAGATTTTCATTATCAAGATGGTTATAATGCAGCGGAAGATGATATTATTTGGAAAACTAAATTTGGAAGAAGTTTCTCATTATCTGCAACTTATAATTTTTAA
- a CDS encoding glycoside hydrolase family 1 protein, which translates to MSLANLNKSALLLDTYDFGDNFLWGMSSSAPLAPKNIEDPVFLNAKHQYSTIDVSFYRMQLEKYKQDIDLIKQLGIPNFKFSLSWSKILPDGTGKISTEAINFYHNILDICIANGIEPFVTLYDSCLPIALETKGGWANREVLSWFENYTAVCVNAFKGKVTYWIILSEPCFFTGAGHFLGIDSSGKKGPNNFLPALHHALLCQSVGFRTIKQIEANAQVGTFFSCHYIVSNTYSDKDIKAAERIDALLNRTFIEPLLGLGYPIQALPFLKNVSKYTYIGDNDLIKVDFDFIGLQNCIREIATHDSFAPYLNAKLLKQDKIRANKSHLNFHIYHELIYLIIKKYSKYEGVKKIFIVENVALPLEEIDLDVAIGVQKTNGIQSCLSQMLNAKKSGGKVNGYFVSRLQEFKT; encoded by the coding sequence ATGAGTTTAGCTAATTTAAATAAGAGTGCATTACTATTAGATACCTACGATTTTGGAGATAATTTTCTCTGGGGCATGTCTTCTAGTGCTCCTTTGGCACCTAAAAATATAGAAGATCCTGTTTTTTTAAATGCGAAACATCAATATTCAACTATTGATGTTTCGTTTTACAGAATGCAATTAGAGAAATACAAACAAGATATTGATTTAATAAAACAATTAGGAATTCCTAATTTTAAGTTTTCCTTGTCTTGGTCTAAAATACTCCCTGATGGAACCGGAAAAATAAGTACAGAGGCTATTAATTTTTATCACAACATACTTGATATTTGTATCGCAAATGGAATTGAACCTTTTGTAACGTTGTATGATTCTTGCTTACCAATTGCATTAGAGACTAAAGGGGGCTGGGCTAATCGCGAAGTCTTATCTTGGTTCGAAAACTATACGGCCGTTTGTGTTAATGCTTTCAAGGGAAAGGTTACCTATTGGATTATCTTAAGTGAACCTTGTTTTTTCACTGGAGCCGGTCATTTTTTGGGAATCGATTCTTCAGGTAAGAAGGGGCCTAATAATTTTTTACCTGCTTTACATCATGCCCTACTTTGTCAATCTGTTGGGTTTAGAACGATAAAACAAATAGAGGCGAATGCTCAGGTAGGAACTTTTTTTTCATGTCATTATATTGTTTCAAATACGTATAGTGATAAAGACATTAAAGCTGCTGAACGAATAGATGCCTTGTTAAATAGAACTTTTATCGAGCCTTTATTGGGATTAGGATATCCGATTCAGGCGTTGCCTTTTTTGAAGAATGTTTCTAAATATACTTACATTGGTGATAATGATTTAATTAAAGTAGATTTTGATTTTATAGGATTGCAAAATTGTATAAGAGAAATAGCCACTCACGATTCATTCGCTCCTTATTTGAATGCTAAACTTTTAAAACAAGATAAAATTAGAGCTAATAAATCGCATTTAAATTTTCATATTTACCATGAATTAATTTATCTTATTATAAAAAAGTATAGCAAATATGAAGGCGTAAAAAAAATATTTATTGTTGAGAATGTTGCACTGCCTCTTGAAGAAATTGATTTGGATGTTGCTATAGGTGTTCAAAAAACAAATGGAATACAGTCTTGTTTGAGTCAAATGCTTAATGCCAAAAAAAGTGGAGGCAAAGTCAATGGTTATTTTGTTTCAAGATTACAAGAATTTAAAACCTAA